A stretch of the Flavobacterium aquiphilum genome encodes the following:
- a CDS encoding tRNA (cytidine(34)-2'-O)-methyltransferase, with amino-acid sequence MLNIVLVEPEIPNNTGNIGRLCVGTESRLHLIHPFGFVINDKNLKRSGLDYWVHLDVTEYQNVEEWMQQIPDKSRVFLMSSHASTSIYDAKFQDGDWLVFGKESVGLSPEVMVLFENYLTIPMSSLIRSFNIANSVAFVVGEAKRQIGLNL; translated from the coding sequence ATGCTAAACATCGTTCTCGTAGAACCTGAAATACCAAATAATACCGGAAATATAGGCCGTTTGTGCGTAGGTACTGAAAGCCGACTACATTTAATCCATCCTTTTGGTTTTGTAATCAATGATAAAAACCTAAAACGTTCCGGACTTGATTACTGGGTGCATCTAGATGTCACCGAATACCAAAATGTCGAAGAATGGATGCAGCAAATTCCAGATAAATCAAGGGTTTTCCTGATGAGTTCCCATGCTTCTACATCAATTTATGACGCAAAATTTCAAGACGGGGATTGGCTGGTTTTTGGAAAGGAAAGTGTTGGTTTAAGCCCCGAAGTTATGGTATTGTTTGAAAATTATTTGACTATTCCGATGTCATCGTTAATCAGAAGTTTTAATATCGCCAATTCCGTTGCCTTTGTTGTTGGTGAAGCGAAGAGGCAGATTGGATTGAATCTCTAG
- a CDS encoding class I SAM-dependent methyltransferase: MIDNVTLRSTIFRHLDGLVTAPVAFSLHKKGVLAYILERKEICLSELSSKFKTNEGYLNVALRTLASQGFLDYYVNTKTDLIAFRINEKSETAFSLFPLYKDVVDLLQSSADLRPKLFEGDLFTQMKLIFEKCQNNYGISLSDDNLTNQIQHQILKHIEGFLVGQITVHLGMSGMFHKYFMEISFSPEEFHKSPENFKIVLNFLSHLGWFSRKNGNYQFTETGLFFAKRASAYGVTVSYLPTFRKMDELIFGNPNILRIVGEGEDEIHVDREMNVWGSGGAHDTYFKVVDEIIIKLFNLPIEEQPKGILDMGCGNGAFLEHVFDVIDRQTLRGKMLDKYPLFLVGADYNQTALKVTRANLIKADIWAKVIWGDIGRPDLLASDLKENYNIDLQDLLNVRTFLDHNRIWEMPKQINKERISSSTGAFADRGARISNNLVEDNLLEHFSKWSPYVHKFGLLIIELHTIPPNLAAQNIGKTAATAYDTTHGFSDQYIVEIDVLHKIAGEAGLFPDLNYFKKFPDSEIATVSVNLLKGK; the protein is encoded by the coding sequence ATGATAGATAACGTTACCCTTCGAAGTACTATTTTTAGACATCTGGACGGTTTAGTAACTGCTCCTGTGGCGTTTTCTTTGCATAAAAAAGGAGTTCTGGCCTATATCTTGGAAAGAAAAGAAATATGCCTTTCCGAACTTTCTTCCAAATTCAAAACCAACGAAGGTTATCTCAATGTGGCACTGCGAACGTTGGCTTCGCAAGGTTTTCTCGATTATTATGTTAACACAAAGACCGATCTGATCGCTTTTCGTATTAATGAAAAGAGCGAAACTGCTTTTTCGTTATTTCCATTGTATAAAGATGTGGTCGATTTACTGCAATCTTCTGCTGATTTGCGTCCGAAATTATTTGAAGGAGACCTTTTCACTCAGATGAAATTAATATTTGAAAAGTGCCAAAATAATTATGGAATCTCATTATCCGATGATAATTTAACCAATCAAATTCAGCATCAAATCCTTAAGCATATCGAGGGTTTTTTGGTGGGGCAAATAACGGTTCATTTGGGGATGAGCGGGATGTTTCATAAATATTTTATGGAAATATCGTTTAGTCCGGAAGAATTTCATAAATCTCCCGAAAACTTCAAAATTGTGCTTAATTTTTTGTCCCATTTGGGATGGTTTTCTAGAAAAAATGGAAATTACCAGTTTACCGAAACTGGTTTGTTTTTTGCCAAAAGAGCTTCGGCTTATGGCGTGACCGTTTCCTATTTGCCCACTTTCAGGAAAATGGACGAATTGATTTTTGGTAATCCTAATATTTTAAGAATTGTTGGGGAAGGAGAAGATGAGATTCATGTAGACCGCGAAATGAACGTATGGGGAAGCGGTGGCGCACATGATACTTATTTTAAAGTTGTCGATGAAATTATCATCAAGCTGTTTAATTTGCCGATAGAGGAACAACCCAAAGGGATTTTGGACATGGGTTGTGGTAACGGTGCTTTTCTAGAACATGTTTTTGACGTGATTGACCGTCAGACTTTGAGAGGGAAAATGCTTGATAAATACCCTTTGTTTTTAGTCGGAGCCGATTATAATCAGACAGCGCTCAAAGTAACGAGAGCTAATTTGATTAAAGCCGATATTTGGGCGAAAGTGATTTGGGGAGATATAGGCCGCCCCGATTTGCTGGCAAGTGATTTAAAGGAAAATTACAATATTGATTTACAGGATTTGCTCAATGTGAGGACTTTTCTCGACCACAACCGGATTTGGGAAATGCCGAAACAAATCAATAAAGAAAGAATAAGCAGTTCGACTGGTGCATTTGCAGATAGAGGTGCTCGGATAAGCAATAACTTGGTGGAAGATAATTTATTGGAACATTTCTCAAAATGGTCACCTTATGTTCATAAATTCGGATTGCTAATCATCGAATTGCACACGATACCACCTAATTTGGCAGCTCAGAATATCGGAAAAACGGCCGCAACGGCTTATGATACTACGCATGGTTTTTCAGATCAATACATTGTCGAAATTGATGTACTGCACAAAATTGCGGGAGAAGCGGGATTATTTCCTGATCTCAATTATTTTAAAAAATTCCCTGATTCGGAAATAG